A window of Thermoanaerobaculia bacterium contains these coding sequences:
- a CDS encoding YCF48-related protein, whose product MLLLLGWFAAVPARAGVPAWSSSGPLGGPIDQIAVNPSNPAILYAVTFNGGVFRSVDSGTQWSQMIDGLGNLTVNAIALDPVQPTTLLVGTQEGVFRSSDGGSHWTAGNGGLPDGADIRAIAVDPTNDQRVLAGESESGIYESLDGGASWAGRAAGMQGDLFVTSLAIDPSHPATAFAGTYNGHLYRTTDGALSWDTLHGGLPVQTDFPSLLVDPSQPSRIWAGTGDGVYLSTNGGDSWAATAGSSGEIYAMTPAGGQTFFAVSLEEGVFRSADGGAHWTPANAGLPTSGMDAIAADPVHPGTVYVGGDNLFRSIDGGAHWSLRERGLTSQTVTSLALEPSPLRLFAGTYGEGVFRSTDGGANWLPPTSGTGLFVAGLAIDPVSPSTVYAAAYSSKFQVSSDGGSTWKSSSAGIAGNWFYAVVATGSPVTLYLAGDPSSPDPGNGGVFVSHDQGASWHPANSGLSDRSVKALAADPTNPLVLYAGTGSGVFRTGDGAQSWIPAGAGLPSGQVVALTVDPLAHQTVYAGFSGAGVYRTTDGAAHWTAVNTGLTDREVESLSAGRQTEGLVYAATYGGGIFRSQDGGAHWSPLNTGLANPHALAVLADDARSRVFAGLDGSSVQELDFFARRGPVIPASAPRPEKTKRSIP is encoded by the coding sequence GTGCTGCTTCTCCTCGGGTGGTTCGCCGCGGTGCCCGCTCGCGCCGGCGTCCCGGCATGGTCTTCCTCCGGGCCGCTCGGTGGCCCGATCGATCAGATCGCCGTGAACCCCTCGAATCCCGCGATCCTCTACGCCGTCACGTTCAACGGGGGAGTCTTCCGGAGCGTCGATTCGGGAACGCAGTGGTCACAGATGATCGACGGTCTCGGTAACCTCACGGTCAACGCCATCGCGCTCGATCCGGTGCAACCCACGACCCTGCTCGTCGGGACGCAGGAAGGAGTCTTCCGGAGCTCCGACGGCGGGTCTCACTGGACTGCGGGCAACGGGGGCCTGCCGGACGGCGCCGACATCCGGGCGATCGCGGTCGACCCGACCAACGATCAGCGGGTACTCGCGGGAGAGTCGGAGAGCGGAATCTACGAGAGCCTGGATGGAGGAGCGAGCTGGGCGGGGCGGGCGGCGGGAATGCAAGGGGACCTCTTCGTCACCTCGCTCGCCATCGATCCGTCACATCCGGCGACGGCTTTCGCCGGGACCTACAACGGCCACCTCTATCGGACGACGGACGGGGCCCTCAGCTGGGACACGCTCCACGGCGGCCTGCCCGTCCAGACCGATTTTCCTTCTCTCCTCGTCGATCCCTCGCAGCCTTCCCGGATCTGGGCGGGGACCGGCGACGGGGTTTATCTCAGCACGAACGGCGGAGACAGCTGGGCCGCCACCGCGGGCTCCTCGGGCGAGATCTACGCCATGACGCCCGCCGGCGGTCAGACGTTTTTTGCGGTCTCGCTCGAGGAGGGCGTCTTTCGAAGCGCTGACGGGGGCGCCCATTGGACTCCGGCGAATGCCGGTCTCCCGACGTCCGGAATGGACGCGATCGCGGCGGATCCCGTCCATCCGGGAACCGTCTATGTCGGCGGGGACAACCTCTTTCGCTCGATCGACGGCGGCGCGCACTGGAGCCTCCGCGAGCGGGGGCTCACGAGCCAGACCGTCACGTCGCTGGCTCTCGAGCCGTCGCCCCTTCGGCTGTTCGCCGGAACCTACGGGGAGGGGGTGTTCCGGTCGACCGACGGCGGCGCAAACTGGCTTCCGCCGACGAGCGGCACCGGTCTGTTCGTTGCGGGCCTCGCCATCGATCCGGTCAGCCCGTCGACGGTCTATGCGGCGGCCTACTCGTCGAAGTTCCAGGTGAGCAGCGACGGAGGTTCCACGTGGAAGAGCTCGAGCGCCGGGATCGCCGGGAACTGGTTCTATGCGGTCGTCGCGACGGGATCGCCGGTGACTCTCTATCTCGCCGGAGACCCGTCGTCGCCGGATCCCGGCAACGGGGGAGTCTTCGTGAGCCACGACCAGGGGGCGAGCTGGCACCCGGCGAACTCGGGCCTTTCGGACCGCTCCGTCAAGGCCCTCGCCGCCGATCCGACGAATCCGCTCGTGCTCTATGCGGGCACGGGAAGCGGCGTCTTCCGGACCGGCGACGGCGCTCAGAGCTGGATTCCGGCCGGGGCGGGCCTCCCGTCCGGCCAGGTCGTCGCCCTCACGGTCGATCCTCTCGCGCACCAGACCGTTTATGCCGGGTTCTCCGGCGCGGGGGTCTACCGGACGACCGACGGCGCCGCGCATTGGACCGCGGTCAACACCGGACTGACGGACCGCGAGGTCGAGTCGCTGTCGGCCGGGAGGCAGACGGAAGGCCTGGTCTATGCGGCGACGTACGGCGGCGGAATATTCCGGAGTCAGGACGGGGGCGCCCACTGGAGCCCGCTGAACACCGGGCTCGCGAACCCGCACGCCTTGGCCGTTCTCGCCGACGACGCACGGAGCCGGGTCTTCGCCGGCCTCGACGGCTCGAGCGTGCAGGAGCTCGACTTTTTCGCCAGACGCGGCCCCGTGATCCCGGCGTCGGCGCCGCGACCGGAGAAGACGAAACGCTCGATTCCCTGA